In one Leptospira fletcheri genomic region, the following are encoded:
- a CDS encoding P83/100 family protein, which produces MSRIRPIVLLIASIFVCGQILAQTGPRLGEREIRSSGRVNFVNRSAARADEETRGNNAKTGADLAESLKKNPQTPASEEGITVVRVLPEEKKFGADIFSLGKETEFGHINSIQRILAGYVKANFGYSEQNSDTLATYILYYNAIHRKGTAYVKGKYGAEVVKNLTPEKIGIARRYNEWPDKTQIIIPIVGNILSEDGRDVHTDELEKEVNKDLDKKKEGQEDKKKMDDLQKEKIQDEKKKLEEKKEENKNQQKQAAEKEKKIERELQELNKDPVKNKQKITQKQEEKKQVQQQQQQAKKEEQQLKEKEKEISKKEESRKSDTKSDSKSSVSDSSKTESGKTSSADSKKTDSPDDKKSKEELQKELKDTKQELQTAKEEQKKKEEFDKNVVGGKILFLKTLKYLSDGHYSNELHVLDPSNDDEISRGEFNKICGRTFEVLDGKALVVGYESDHSAEHKLILIDQETLKPAVWSKDSVFWRSPMILKGEDVYAFEEKDGKYFLARFDKGLKKTASSEDEISPNSNVTFYGDKIYVTGKEEGSASTQISVFNKGDLKLIKKIKP; this is translated from the coding sequence ATGTCACGGATTCGACCGATCGTCCTCTTGATCGCTTCTATCTTCGTTTGCGGGCAAATTCTAGCCCAAACGGGTCCTCGTCTGGGGGAAAGAGAGATTCGCTCTTCCGGGAGGGTCAATTTCGTAAACCGTTCCGCCGCTAGGGCCGACGAGGAAACGAGGGGAAATAATGCGAAGACAGGTGCGGATTTAGCGGAATCCCTGAAGAAGAATCCTCAGACTCCCGCCAGCGAAGAAGGGATCACAGTAGTGAGAGTCCTGCCCGAGGAGAAAAAATTCGGTGCGGACATTTTTAGCTTAGGTAAGGAAACGGAATTCGGGCACATCAATTCGATCCAACGGATTTTGGCCGGTTACGTAAAGGCGAACTTCGGCTACTCCGAACAGAATTCGGATACTCTCGCCACTTATATACTCTATTACAATGCGATCCATAGAAAAGGTACGGCTTATGTGAAGGGCAAATACGGCGCCGAAGTGGTCAAGAACCTGACTCCCGAAAAGATCGGAATCGCGAGACGGTACAATGAATGGCCCGATAAGACTCAGATCATTATTCCGATCGTAGGTAATATTCTTTCCGAAGACGGAAGGGACGTACACACGGACGAACTCGAAAAGGAAGTCAATAAGGATCTGGATAAGAAAAAGGAAGGTCAGGAAGATAAGAAAAAAATGGACGACCTCCAAAAGGAAAAAATCCAGGACGAAAAAAAGAAATTAGAAGAGAAGAAAGAGGAAAACAAAAACCAGCAGAAACAAGCGGCCGAAAAAGAAAAGAAAATCGAAAGGGAGCTCCAGGAATTAAATAAGGACCCTGTAAAAAACAAACAAAAAATCACCCAAAAGCAGGAAGAGAAAAAACAGGTCCAGCAACAGCAGCAGCAAGCCAAAAAAGAAGAGCAGCAGCTGAAGGAGAAGGAAAAGGAGATCTCCAAAAAAGAGGAAAGCCGCAAGTCGGATACCAAGTCCGATTCTAAATCTTCCGTGAGCGATTCTTCCAAGACCGAATCCGGTAAGACTTCCTCTGCAGATTCCAAAAAGACGGATAGTCCCGACGATAAAAAGAGCAAGGAAGAACTTCAAAAAGAACTGAAGGACACCAAACAGGAACTGCAAACCGCCAAGGAAGAGCAGAAGAAAAAAGAGGAATTCGATAAAAACGTGGTCGGCGGAAAAATCCTATTTTTAAAGACCTTAAAATATCTTTCCGACGGGCATTACAGCAACGAACTGCACGTACTGGACCCGAGTAACGACGACGAAATTTCCAGAGGAGAATTCAATAAGATCTGCGGAAGAACCTTCGAAGTATTGGACGGTAAGGCTCTCGTGGTCGGCTACGAATCCGACCATTCCGCGGAACACAAACTCATATTGATAGACCAGGAAACGCTCAAACCGGCCGTTTGGTCCAAGGATTCCGTATTCTGGCGTTCCCCCATGATTTTGAAGGGGGAAGATGTGTACGCTTTCGAAGAGAAGGACGGAAAATATTTCTTGGCCCGCTTCGACAAAGGACTGAAGAAAACGGCGTCTTCCGAAGACGAAATCAGCCCTAACTCTAACGTAACCTTTTATGGAGATAAGATTTACGTGACCGGAAAAGAGGAAGGGTCCGCTTCGACTCAGATCAGCGTATTCAACAAGGGTGATCTAAAACTGATCAAGAAAATCAAGCCTTGA
- a CDS encoding tetratricopeptide repeat protein has product MFGSGKKGSLLILLFCLILDSAPLRSETNSEETQTLVPASPEGELPPPPPPTDKSELSRRKYQILALNTETINLLRVNNLVRSLTNIEKIKKLDPDCLEYQYLNGAYLYAIGRYPQSKKSLLKAIEIHPGHDPSYYLLGMIFVRRSKWESSVPYFQKAVELANYNPFYRLNLALAYFETGQYLRAKAEAEKAVELKPNFRNAKLVLLKSDFALGNKANALSLCKEFAKEGFLSKEFAYIYARLAMDIDKNFRKAIKLYNQFPDLPFNERRFLGHAYFHTANFRASANVYSGILGAKILSEEDKINYLRSLVFTKDYRRLETFVAGWISEEPDKKVKIQEALDIAELLKDNDPKVYHMLPSRSPY; this is encoded by the coding sequence ATGTTCGGTTCGGGCAAAAAAGGTTCGCTACTGATTCTTTTATTTTGCCTTATATTGGATTCCGCTCCTCTACGTTCGGAAACGAACTCCGAAGAAACCCAGACTTTAGTGCCTGCTTCTCCCGAAGGAGAACTGCCTCCTCCCCCGCCTCCCACGGACAAAAGCGAGCTTTCCCGTCGCAAGTACCAGATCTTGGCGTTAAACACCGAGACGATCAATCTCCTTCGGGTGAATAATCTGGTCCGTTCCCTAACCAATATTGAAAAGATCAAAAAATTGGATCCGGATTGTTTGGAGTACCAGTATCTAAACGGAGCCTATCTTTATGCGATCGGACGTTATCCTCAGTCTAAAAAATCTTTGCTGAAGGCGATCGAAATCCATCCCGGACACGACCCTTCCTATTATTTGTTAGGGATGATTTTTGTACGGCGGAGTAAATGGGAATCTTCCGTTCCCTATTTTCAAAAAGCGGTGGAATTGGCGAATTACAATCCTTTCTACAGATTGAATTTGGCCCTCGCGTATTTCGAAACCGGGCAATATTTGCGTGCGAAAGCCGAGGCGGAAAAGGCGGTGGAATTAAAGCCGAATTTTCGGAACGCCAAATTGGTTCTGCTGAAATCGGATTTTGCCCTGGGAAACAAGGCCAATGCGTTGAGTCTCTGCAAAGAATTTGCCAAGGAAGGATTTCTTTCTAAGGAATTCGCTTATATATACGCGCGCCTCGCGATGGATATCGATAAGAATTTCCGCAAAGCCATCAAATTATATAATCAATTTCCGGATCTTCCGTTTAACGAGCGCAGATTTTTAGGCCACGCGTATTTCCACACGGCTAATTTTCGAGCCTCTGCCAACGTATATTCCGGTATTTTGGGCGCTAAAATATTAAGCGAAGAAGATAAGATCAACTATCTGCGATCTTTGGTTTTTACGAAGGACTATAGACGACTTGAGACTTTCGTTGCCGGATGGATTTCGGAAGAGCCGGATAAAAAGGTAAAAATCCAGGAGGCTCTGGATATAGCGGAATTGTTGAAAGATAACGATCCGAAAGTATATCATATGCTTCCTTCCCGATCACCTTACTGA
- a CDS encoding YbaN family protein, protein MAREYKDYSDEVRPHKSGIVRFLLIFVGTVCVILGVIGIFVPGLPTTPFLLAAAACYAKASERFYNWLMNNRYFGSFIRDWRIHKAIPMRAKIIAISTIVLTMALSAFFLPVLGVRIGMAIIGIAVIAYLLRFPTKRKEAENQ, encoded by the coding sequence ATGGCTCGAGAATATAAAGATTACAGCGACGAGGTTCGACCTCACAAATCCGGAATCGTGCGTTTCCTATTGATATTTGTCGGAACCGTTTGCGTGATTCTTGGGGTCATCGGGATTTTCGTCCCCGGCCTTCCTACTACTCCGTTCCTTTTGGCGGCTGCCGCTTGCTATGCAAAAGCGTCGGAACGTTTTTACAATTGGCTCATGAACAACAGGTATTTCGGGTCCTTCATTCGGGACTGGCGGATCCATAAAGCGATTCCTATGCGCGCCAAAATCATCGCGATCTCCACCATCGTTCTTACCATGGCTTTGAGCGCTTTTTTTCTCCCGGTTTTAGGAGTAAGGATCGGAATGGCAATCATAGGAATCGCGGTCATCGCTTACCTTTTACGTTTTCCCACGAAACGGAAAGAGGCCGAAAATCAGTAA
- a CDS encoding NAD(P) transhydrogenase subunit alpha encodes MEQFVGYLTIFLLAVFVGFEVITRIPPLLHTPLMSGSNAISGITIIGAVLTLHAVNSPLVKILGFLAIVGATINVVGGFVVTHRMLGMFKKKD; translated from the coding sequence ATGGAACAGTTCGTAGGCTACCTAACGATTTTCCTCCTCGCAGTATTCGTAGGATTCGAAGTCATCACCCGTATTCCGCCCCTTTTACACACTCCGCTGATGTCGGGGTCCAACGCGATTTCGGGAATCACGATCATCGGAGCCGTTTTAACTCTCCACGCTGTCAACAGTCCGCTGGTCAAGATTTTGGGGTTCCTTGCGATCGTCGGTGCGACGATCAACGTGGTCGGAGGATTCGTAGTTACCCACCGCATGCTCGGTATGTTCAAGAAAAAGGATTAA
- a CDS encoding STAS domain-containing protein: MEEGSEVIEIKPELTALFNDYYAFRNQLMDAIAKKPKKIVLNLGRIPVMNSISISSLVWFCKNARSEGIDIKILEIHPDLMKTFEMLKIDEYFQQI, translated from the coding sequence ATGGAAGAAGGTTCCGAGGTAATCGAGATTAAGCCCGAATTAACGGCTCTTTTTAACGATTATTATGCCTTCCGAAACCAATTGATGGATGCGATCGCCAAGAAACCCAAGAAAATCGTTCTGAATCTAGGGCGTATTCCCGTTATGAATTCGATTTCGATCAGTTCCCTCGTTTGGTTCTGTAAAAACGCCCGGAGCGAGGGAATCGACATTAAGATTCTGGAAATCCACCCAGATCTGATGAAAACGTTCGAAATGTTGAAAATCGACGAATACTTCCAGCAAATCTAG
- the serC gene encoding 3-phosphoserine/phosphohydroxythreonine transaminase codes for MREFHRRIYNFCAGPAMLPTPVMEKAASEFLNYRASGMSIMEDSHRGKLFGEVLDEALSLLRELLSVPENYEIAFFSGGATLHFSAIPLNLLKEGESADYSITGIWAKKAMEEALRYNPVQKIYDGDSHHYTEIPRLTDANINETASYVYITSNNTLLGSRYPVIPELTKAPLVADMTSEILSRKIDISRFGIIFAGAQKNIGPSGLSVLIIRKDLIGRSGRAIPLLMDYGLTIKNKSMYNTPPTYSIYMAKLVFEWLKQKGGVEAIERENEEKAKLLYDYLDSSSLYGAPVKKPYRSTMNAVFTLKDKSLEAKFVERAEERGLHGLEGHRLVGGLRASIYNSMPKEGIAALIEFMKDFEASA; via the coding sequence ATGCGCGAGTTTCATCGGAGAATCTACAATTTCTGCGCCGGACCGGCCATGCTCCCTACGCCCGTAATGGAAAAGGCGGCCTCGGAATTCCTGAATTACCGAGCTTCCGGAATGTCCATCATGGAAGACAGCCACCGCGGCAAGTTGTTCGGAGAGGTTTTGGACGAAGCGCTTTCGCTCTTACGGGAACTACTCTCGGTTCCGGAAAATTACGAAATCGCCTTTTTTTCCGGGGGAGCCACGTTGCATTTTTCCGCGATCCCTTTGAATTTATTGAAGGAAGGAGAAAGTGCCGACTATTCGATAACCGGGATATGGGCCAAGAAGGCGATGGAAGAAGCCCTTCGCTATAACCCCGTCCAAAAGATCTACGACGGCGATTCCCACCATTATACGGAAATTCCCCGATTGACCGATGCCAACATAAACGAAACAGCGTCTTACGTTTATATCACTTCCAACAATACTCTGCTCGGATCCAGGTATCCGGTCATACCGGAATTGACGAAGGCTCCGTTAGTCGCCGACATGACTTCGGAAATTCTTTCCCGTAAAATAGACATATCTCGTTTCGGAATCATTTTTGCCGGAGCCCAAAAGAACATCGGACCGTCCGGACTCAGCGTTTTAATCATCAGAAAGGATCTCATCGGTCGTTCCGGCCGCGCAATCCCGCTTTTGATGGACTACGGCCTGACGATCAAAAACAAATCCATGTACAATACTCCGCCTACTTACTCTATATATATGGCAAAGCTGGTCTTCGAATGGCTCAAACAAAAGGGGGGCGTCGAGGCGATCGAAAGAGAAAACGAGGAAAAGGCGAAGTTACTCTACGATTATCTGGATTCCTCCTCTCTATACGGCGCTCCCGTCAAGAAGCCATATCGATCCACGATGAATGCAGTGTTTACGTTAAAAGATAAATCCTTGGAAGCGAAGTTCGTGGAAAGGGCGGAAGAACGAGGACTGCATGGGCTGGAAGGACATCGTCTAGTAGGCGGACTGCGAGCTTCCATCTACAATTCCATGCCGAAGGAAGGAATCGCGGCCCTGATCGAATTCATGAAAGATTTCGAAGCCTCCGCTTAA
- the queC gene encoding 7-cyano-7-deazaguanine synthase QueC: MLSKSESNSVLTVSKSERPKAVVLFSGGLDSTTCLYQAIEDGYHPTALSFDYEQKHKIELKSAKQIAKHLGIPHLIQKLQPKFFLGSSLTEKKLKVPKNSLGKAGIPNTYVPGRNILFLSFGVSLAEGIQAKRLYIGVNALDYSGYPDCRPEFLKAYADAVRQGTKAGVEGHPLEICAPLQHLGKKEIVLLGSKLGVPFSMTHSCYDPIGGKPCGRCDSCLLRKKGFQEAGIPEK; this comes from the coding sequence ATGCTTTCTAAATCCGAATCTAACAGTGTTCTCACCGTTTCGAAGTCCGAAAGACCGAAGGCAGTGGTTCTCTTTTCCGGAGGATTGGATTCTACCACTTGCCTATACCAAGCTATAGAGGACGGTTATCATCCTACGGCTCTTTCCTTTGACTACGAACAAAAACATAAGATCGAATTGAAATCGGCCAAGCAAATCGCGAAACATCTAGGAATTCCGCATTTAATACAAAAACTACAGCCTAAATTTTTTCTGGGTTCCTCCCTTACCGAAAAAAAGTTGAAAGTTCCCAAGAATTCCCTGGGAAAAGCCGGTATTCCGAATACGTATGTACCAGGTCGGAATATCCTATTTTTATCCTTCGGAGTGTCTTTGGCGGAAGGGATCCAGGCAAAGAGACTGTACATCGGCGTGAACGCCTTGGATTATTCCGGTTATCCGGATTGCAGGCCCGAATTTTTAAAAGCATATGCCGATGCGGTTCGTCAGGGAACGAAAGCCGGTGTGGAAGGGCATCCGCTGGAAATATGCGCTCCCCTGCAACATCTCGGAAAAAAAGAAATCGTCCTCCTCGGCTCGAAATTGGGCGTTCCTTTTTCCATGACCCATTCCTGCTATGACCCGATCGGAGGAAAACCCTGCGGAAGATGCGACTCCTGCTTACTTCGAAAAAAGGGTTTTCAGGAAGCAGGCATCCCGGAAAAGTGA
- the queD gene encoding 6-carboxytetrahydropterin synthase QueD gives MEEIELTKEFRFDAAHFLPNVPEGHKCRRMHGHSFRFKLHLKGKIDPGTGWLMDFAEVSKSVKPLLENHLDHYLLNDVAGLENPTSENICLWLWKRLKPQLPLLRKITLHETCTSACIYEGPKDIV, from the coding sequence ATGGAAGAAATCGAACTTACAAAAGAATTCCGCTTTGATGCCGCGCATTTCCTGCCCAACGTTCCAGAGGGACATAAGTGTAGGAGAATGCACGGACACAGTTTCCGTTTCAAACTTCATTTAAAAGGCAAAATAGATCCGGGCACCGGTTGGTTGATGGACTTTGCAGAAGTGAGCAAGTCTGTAAAACCGTTACTGGAAAATCACCTAGATCATTATTTGTTGAACGATGTGGCAGGATTGGAGAATCCTACCAGTGAAAACATCTGTCTTTGGCTATGGAAACGTCTGAAACCCCAGCTCCCTCTACTGCGAAAAATCACCCTTCATGAAACGTGTACGAGCGCTTGTATTTACGAAGGGCCGAAAGATATCGTATAA
- the fliE gene encoding flagellar hook-basal body complex protein FliE → MQIDFNSKLWYTYNSGYSDSRFPLTPKGDKVSVNAADDRHYKDVKEPVSPDYVAESFSEAMRNAFKSVNDLQVEADELTQKMVYDPNSVDAHEVMIASEKARVALTFTKTLADGVVRGYRDLTSMR, encoded by the coding sequence ATGCAGATAGATTTTAATTCGAAACTTTGGTACACTTACAATTCCGGATATTCGGACTCCCGATTTCCCCTGACTCCCAAAGGGGATAAGGTTTCGGTAAATGCCGCAGACGATAGACATTACAAGGACGTAAAAGAGCCTGTTTCTCCCGATTACGTTGCTGAAAGTTTTTCCGAAGCGATGAGAAACGCGTTCAAATCCGTAAACGATCTGCAGGTCGAAGCCGACGAGCTTACGCAAAAAATGGTCTACGATCCGAATAGCGTGGACGCGCACGAAGTAATGATTGCATCGGAAAAAGCGAGAGTTGCCTTGACGTTCACTAAAACATTGGCGGACGGAGTGGTCCGCGGGTATCGTGATCTTACCTCGATGAGGTAA
- the flgC gene encoding flagellar basal body rod protein FlgC, whose translation MGLFTSINISATGLSAQRLRMDVIGNNIANSTTTRNTNGDGPFRRDRVVLTPVNLRTRWKSPVYPFGISPGEGKGVKVMKIEKDMSPLRMVYDPTHPDSIQIGPKKGYVEMPNVNIVTEMTDMISASRSYEANVQMITGSKAMFNKALEIGRA comes from the coding sequence ATGGGACTTTTCACTTCGATTAATATTTCTGCAACAGGTCTCTCGGCACAGCGTCTACGAATGGACGTAATCGGAAATAATATCGCCAACTCGACGACGACTAGAAATACGAACGGAGACGGTCCCTTTCGTAGGGATAGGGTCGTTCTGACCCCTGTCAATCTCAGAACTCGTTGGAAAAGCCCCGTCTACCCGTTCGGGATTTCTCCCGGCGAGGGAAAAGGCGTGAAAGTAATGAAGATTGAAAAGGACATGTCTCCTTTGCGCATGGTATACGACCCGACCCATCCGGATTCGATCCAAATCGGCCCTAAAAAAGGGTATGTGGAAATGCCGAATGTCAATATAGTCACCGAAATGACCGACATGATTTCGGCTTCCAGATCCTACGAAGCCAACGTGCAAATGATCACAGGCTCGAAAGCGATGTTCAACAAAGCCCTCGAAATCGGAAGAGCTTAA
- a CDS encoding LIC10301 family lipoprotein — MKKAILSFALILFLSACRKPLPERILGVWENTKTCGAEGNCRYPNPALGPSKLTVLENGLALYADPELEGPNKGKEFHIEYLLEEENTKSKSPELVFRFLNLGFEIRYVIAKSDEEELELFNPKKENTETYRRVGKK, encoded by the coding sequence ATGAAAAAAGCGATCCTCTCTTTTGCCCTGATTTTATTTTTATCAGCTTGTCGTAAGCCTTTGCCTGAACGGATTCTAGGCGTTTGGGAAAATACGAAAACCTGCGGCGCGGAAGGAAATTGCAGATACCCGAATCCCGCTCTCGGTCCGAGCAAATTAACAGTTTTGGAAAACGGTTTGGCTTTGTATGCCGATCCCGAACTGGAAGGACCGAACAAAGGAAAAGAGTTTCACATCGAATACCTTCTCGAGGAAGAAAACACGAAATCCAAATCGCCGGAGTTGGTGTTCCGTTTCCTGAATTTGGGCTTCGAAATCCGTTATGTCATCGCCAAGTCGGACGAAGAGGAATTGGAACTTTTCAATCCGAAAAAGGAGAATACGGAAACCTATAGACGGGTCGGGAAAAAATAG
- a CDS encoding NAD(P)(+) transhydrogenase (Re/Si-specific) subunit beta, with protein MDKAFINVLYLISSILFIIGLKLLSHPKTAVRGNLTGAVGMFLAIVGVFLEYGKIGQEDIIWIASGILLGTVIGTYIALKVEMTGMPQLVALLNGFGGLASFLVGGNSLMEILETGKNTEFLSNYQFTISTAATGIIGAVTFTGSVIAFGKLQGLVSEKSVRYFGDQIVKVLLFAASLYLGYLNVTQPTVIAWYWYVVIAGSILGILLVMPIGGADMPVVIALLNSYSGIAASATGFVLGNNVLIISGSLVGASGIILTQIMCKAMNRSLPNVLFGGLGGATTTTDAGDIYSGKTKSTSAEEVAMLLDMAQRVVIVPGYGMAVAQAQHAVRDLYNQLTDRNIEVEFAIHPVAGRMPGHMNVLLAEADIPYDKMKEMDEINPTFDTVDVVIINGANDVVNPLAKTDPGSPIAGMPILDVEKAKTIIVIKRSLSPGFAGVPNPLFIQDNCLMYFQDGKKATQEIVTALKDT; from the coding sequence ATGGATAAGGCTTTCATCAACGTACTCTATTTAATTTCGAGCATTCTTTTTATCATCGGATTAAAGCTGCTTTCCCATCCTAAAACGGCCGTACGCGGAAATCTTACCGGAGCCGTAGGGATGTTCTTAGCCATAGTCGGCGTCTTCCTGGAATACGGTAAAATCGGCCAAGAGGACATCATTTGGATCGCGTCCGGAATTCTTCTCGGAACGGTGATCGGAACGTACATCGCTCTCAAAGTAGAAATGACGGGAATGCCCCAACTCGTGGCGCTTTTGAACGGGTTCGGAGGTTTGGCTTCCTTCTTAGTCGGTGGAAATTCTCTCATGGAGATTTTGGAAACCGGCAAGAATACCGAATTTCTTTCCAATTACCAATTTACGATTTCCACTGCGGCAACGGGTATCATCGGAGCAGTGACTTTTACGGGAAGCGTGATCGCGTTCGGAAAACTGCAAGGATTGGTTTCCGAAAAATCGGTCCGCTATTTCGGCGATCAGATCGTAAAAGTCCTACTGTTTGCAGCTTCCTTGTATTTAGGTTATTTAAACGTAACCCAACCCACCGTAATCGCTTGGTATTGGTACGTAGTGATCGCCGGATCCATTTTAGGCATTCTTCTGGTTATGCCGATCGGTGGAGCCGATATGCCGGTGGTAATCGCTCTGTTGAACTCCTACTCCGGAATCGCGGCCTCCGCAACCGGATTCGTATTGGGAAACAACGTGTTAATTATCTCCGGTTCCCTCGTCGGAGCTTCCGGAATCATTTTGACCCAGATCATGTGTAAAGCGATGAATCGTTCTCTCCCGAACGTGCTCTTCGGAGGACTCGGCGGAGCGACCACTACTACGGATGCCGGAGACATTTATTCCGGAAAAACGAAAAGCACTTCTGCGGAAGAAGTCGCGATGCTTTTGGATATGGCGCAGAGAGTGGTCATCGTTCCCGGATACGGAATGGCCGTCGCGCAAGCCCAACACGCGGTTCGGGATCTATACAATCAACTTACCGATCGCAACATAGAGGTCGAGTTCGCCATCCATCCTGTAGCGGGAAGGATGCCGGGCCATATGAACGTTTTATTGGCCGAAGCGGATATCCCTTACGATAAGATGAAGGAGATGGACGAAATCAATCCTACCTTCGATACCGTGGACGTAGTGATCATCAACGGAGCCAACGACGTGGTCAACCCTCTGGCAAAAACGGACCCAGGTTCTCCGATCGCCGGAATGCCTATCCTGGACGTGGAAAAAGCAAAGACGATCATTGTCATCAAACGTTCCCTCAGTCCCGGATTTGCCGGTGTTCCGAACCCTCTGTTTATTCAGGACAACTGCCTGATGTACTTCCAGGACGGGAAAAAAGCCACTCAGGAAATCGTAACCGCTCTAAAAGATACCTGA
- the rpiB gene encoding ribose 5-phosphate isomerase B: MKKIGIASDHGGFELKEYLRHELANSVDILDYGTRDESSVDYPLVIGEACKKVLSGEVEGLIALCGTGIGASIAANRFKGIRAALCHDEFTAEMSRRHNNANVLVLGGRVLGKDLAARIAQKWLTTTFEAGRHERRVGQLDSIS; encoded by the coding sequence ATGAAAAAAATAGGCATCGCCTCCGACCACGGGGGATTCGAGTTAAAAGAATATCTTAGACACGAATTGGCAAATTCGGTGGACATCCTCGACTACGGAACTAGGGACGAATCTTCCGTAGATTATCCGCTCGTCATAGGCGAAGCCTGCAAGAAAGTACTTTCTGGCGAAGTGGAAGGACTGATCGCCCTTTGTGGGACAGGGATCGGAGCTTCGATCGCGGCAAATAGATTCAAAGGAATCCGGGCGGCGCTCTGTCACGACGAATTCACGGCGGAAATGTCAAGACGCCATAATAACGCCAACGTCCTCGTTCTGGGCGGACGTGTTCTAGGAAAAGATCTAGCCGCCCGTATCGCGCAAAAATGGCTAACCACAACTTTCGAAGCGGGACGTCACGAGAGACGCGTGGGTCAATTGGATTCGATCAGCTAA
- the flgB gene encoding flagellar basal body rod protein FlgB — MFEKTHFMKTQDLLERGMNAATLKRKVISDNIANADVPHFKRSEVIFESMIKRAMESEKIEASKAIPTRIEDERHISFFTPLDYRQVQPKSNIDYLTTMRADGNNVDPEKEVVDASNSQMQYMLMADRLNANYRDLKNIMRLA; from the coding sequence ATGTTCGAAAAAACCCATTTCATGAAAACTCAGGATCTGCTCGAAAGAGGGATGAACGCGGCCACGTTAAAAAGAAAGGTGATTTCGGACAATATCGCGAACGCGGACGTACCCCATTTTAAGAGAAGCGAAGTGATTTTCGAATCCATGATCAAGAGAGCGATGGAATCGGAAAAAATCGAAGCATCCAAAGCGATTCCCACCAGAATCGAGGACGAAAGACATATTTCCTTCTTTACCCCCCTGGATTATCGCCAAGTGCAACCGAAGTCGAACATAGACTATCTTACGACCATGCGCGCCGATGGAAATAACGTGGATCCGGAAAAAGAAGTCGTAGATGCTTCCAATTCCCAGATGCAATACATGCTTATGGCTGACCGCTTAAACGCGAATTATAGAGATTTAAAGAACATAATGAGGCTCGCTTAA